A portion of the Pseudomonadales bacterium genome contains these proteins:
- a CDS encoding molecular chaperone TorD family protein has translation MNAVEARARLYGLIGECFTYPDEEFVAAVRDGALAGLIGELCDAVDPQLRAGLDLGALADASMRLEPLAVEYTRLFDAGAHGTSCALNGGLQVGPQMTVMEEAVRFYNHFGLTLAEDRKELPDHLATELDFLHYLSHGEQARAARGEQTVAYELAQRDFIARHPGRWVPVMRRKLGTLTPLPLFAALAELLQRLLDHELQRLQAAHGAASLKVSGELPFDGI, from the coding sequence GTGAATGCCGTCGAGGCGCGTGCGCGACTGTACGGCCTGATCGGCGAGTGCTTCACGTACCCGGACGAGGAGTTCGTTGCAGCGGTGCGTGACGGTGCGCTGGCCGGGCTGATCGGCGAGCTGTGCGATGCGGTCGATCCGCAGTTGCGCGCCGGGCTGGATCTGGGCGCGCTGGCAGACGCCTCGATGCGGCTGGAACCGCTGGCGGTCGAGTACACGCGCCTGTTCGACGCCGGCGCTCATGGCACGAGCTGCGCGCTGAACGGCGGGCTGCAGGTAGGCCCGCAAATGACGGTCATGGAGGAGGCGGTACGCTTCTACAACCACTTCGGCCTGACGCTCGCCGAGGATCGCAAGGAGCTGCCCGATCACCTGGCGACCGAGCTCGATTTCCTGCACTACCTGAGTCATGGCGAACAGGCGCGTGCGGCACGTGGCGAGCAGACGGTGGCCTATGAATTGGCGCAGCGCGACTTCATCGCACGCCACCCCGGTCGCTGGGTGCCGGTGATGCGACGCAAGCTCGGGACGCTGACGCCGCTGCCGCTGTTTGCTGCACTGGCGGAACTGCTGCAGCGACTGCTCGATCACGAGCTGCAACGGCTGCAGGCCGCGCATGGCGCGGCCTCGTTGAAGGTTTCCGGGGAGTTGCCGTTCGACGGTATCTGA
- a CDS encoding Zn-dependent alcohol dehydrogenase → MKAVIALEHGKLAVRDVTLDAPRAGEVLVRMAAAGVCHSDLSVLNGTVPMPLPMVLGHEGSGVVQQLGPGVSGLEVGDHVVLSFIPTCGDCHFCIHHEPHLCIAGSPAGLMPDGTSRVRLDGREIGAMAMLGCMAEQVVVPAMSVQKIDRAIPLDRAALVGCGVMTGVGAVTTTTRVKPGSTVAVFGCGGVGLSVIQGARLVGARRIIAIDMLDTKLDYARHFGATHTVRADGDVVAAVRDLCGGWGADYCFEVTGKPVVMDQAYNASRRGGTVCMIGLGHYTESFALNACGFPSDGRTVVGCMYGNANFRVDMPNLLDLYLARRLDLDAMITRTYTIDEAPQAFDDLVGGLNARGVIVL, encoded by the coding sequence ATGAAGGCAGTCATAGCTCTGGAACACGGCAAGCTTGCCGTGCGTGATGTCACGCTCGACGCACCGCGCGCCGGCGAGGTGCTGGTCCGCATGGCGGCAGCGGGTGTCTGCCATTCCGATCTGTCGGTGCTGAACGGTACCGTGCCGATGCCGCTGCCGATGGTGCTCGGGCACGAGGGCTCGGGCGTGGTGCAGCAGCTTGGACCGGGAGTCAGCGGGCTCGAAGTCGGAGACCACGTGGTGCTCTCGTTCATTCCCACCTGCGGTGACTGCCATTTCTGCATCCATCATGAACCGCATCTGTGCATCGCCGGCTCGCCTGCAGGCCTGATGCCCGATGGCACCTCGCGCGTTCGCCTCGATGGGCGCGAGATCGGCGCCATGGCGATGCTCGGCTGCATGGCCGAGCAGGTGGTGGTGCCGGCGATGAGCGTGCAGAAGATCGATCGGGCCATCCCGCTCGATCGCGCTGCGCTGGTCGGCTGCGGCGTGATGACCGGTGTTGGCGCGGTAACCACGACGACGCGCGTGAAGCCGGGTTCCACGGTTGCGGTCTTCGGCTGTGGTGGCGTCGGGCTGTCGGTGATCCAGGGCGCACGCCTGGTCGGCGCACGGCGCATCATCGCGATCGACATGCTCGATACCAAGCTCGATTACGCACGCCACTTCGGCGCCACGCATACGGTGCGTGCCGATGGCGACGTGGTGGCAGCCGTGCGGGATCTCTGCGGTGGCTGGGGTGCCGACTACTGCTTCGAGGTCACCGGCAAGCCGGTGGTGATGGACCAGGCCTACAACGCATCGCGCCGTGGCGGGACCGTGTGCATGATCGGCCTTGGTCACTACACCGAGAGCTTTGCGCTGAACGCCTGCGGTTTCCCCTCGGACGGCCGGACCGTGGTCGGCTGCATGTACGGCAACGCGAACTTCCGCGTCGACATGCCGAACCTGCTCGATCTTTACCTTGCGCGCCGGCTCGATCTGGATGCAATGATCACGCGTACCTACACGATCGACGAGGCTCCGCAGGCTTTCGACGATCTGGTGGGCGGCCTCAACGCACGCGGAGTGATCGTGCTGTGA
- a CDS encoding TetR/AcrR family transcriptional regulator: protein MAAARQRRTQEERSAITREKVIRATIDCIVEEGLSATTAARIAARSGVTWGAIVHQFGDKDSLLHAIVERNAETYTGLLTDALRRAGSTPRERVDALIDVTWQYINEPAAFAFNELIIHNRATHDERIQRQQEELSNAFVKAMWGRFFGEFHIPAETLDTVRNVTLAALHGLSIMRLISPQSRPRYHKEIAVLKKFVQDIIDPPTAATNGEKQT, encoded by the coding sequence ATGGCTGCAGCCAGGCAACGCAGAACGCAGGAAGAGCGTAGCGCGATTACGCGTGAAAAGGTGATTCGCGCCACCATCGACTGCATCGTCGAGGAAGGGCTGTCTGCGACCACCGCGGCGCGGATCGCTGCGCGTTCCGGCGTTACCTGGGGCGCGATCGTGCATCAGTTCGGCGACAAGGATTCGCTGCTGCACGCCATCGTCGAGCGCAACGCGGAGACGTACACGGGGCTGCTCACCGACGCGCTCCGGCGTGCGGGATCGACCCCGCGCGAGCGCGTCGATGCGCTGATCGACGTTACCTGGCAGTACATCAACGAGCCTGCAGCGTTCGCGTTCAACGAGCTGATCATCCACAACCGGGCGACGCACGACGAACGCATCCAGCGCCAGCAGGAAGAGTTGTCGAACGCCTTCGTGAAAGCGATGTGGGGACGCTTCTTCGGCGAGTTTCACATTCCTGCCGAAACGCTCGATACGGTGCGCAATGTCACGCTGGCGGCGCTGCATGGCCTGTCGATCATGCGGTTGATCTCGCCACAGTCACGCCCGCGCTATCACAAGGAAATCGCTGTACTGAAGAAGTTCGTGCAGGACATCATCGATCCGCCGACGGCGGCCACCAACGGAGAGAAGCAGACATGA
- a CDS encoding glucose 1-dehydrogenase, which produces MKNPAELFDLSGKVALVTGASRGLGHAIALGLAAAGADVVAVSRTRDACAEVTREIGSLGRRALALECDISNWQQVEALVESAYAAFGRCDVLVNNAGVTQKMTPLTQTTEQMFDHTYGTNTKGPMHLSTLVAARMAESGGGTIVNIVTMGALRSCGQLAMYTSSKAAMVALTRSMADEWASAGIRVNAIAPGPFLTDMLDDLASQMQGFLEYSEAVTMLKRSGRAEEIVGPVLFFASGASSFVTGQTLAVCGGAI; this is translated from the coding sequence ATGAAAAACCCTGCAGAACTGTTCGACCTGAGCGGGAAGGTCGCTCTGGTCACTGGCGCGAGCCGCGGCCTCGGGCACGCCATCGCTCTAGGACTCGCTGCGGCAGGCGCCGACGTGGTGGCAGTCAGCCGCACGCGGGATGCCTGTGCCGAGGTGACGCGCGAAATCGGCAGCCTTGGTCGACGTGCGTTGGCGCTCGAATGTGACATCAGCAACTGGCAACAGGTCGAAGCACTGGTCGAATCTGCGTACGCGGCGTTCGGGCGTTGCGACGTGCTCGTGAACAACGCCGGCGTGACGCAAAAGATGACGCCGTTGACCCAGACCACCGAGCAAATGTTCGACCACACTTACGGCACCAACACCAAGGGACCGATGCACCTGTCCACACTGGTCGCCGCACGGATGGCGGAATCGGGAGGCGGCACGATCGTGAACATCGTCACCATGGGTGCGTTGCGCTCCTGTGGCCAGCTCGCGATGTATACCTCGAGCAAGGCGGCCATGGTTGCGCTCACGCGCAGCATGGCCGACGAATGGGCATCGGCTGGCATTCGCGTCAACGCGATTGCGCCGGGACCATTCCTGACCGATATGCTCGACGATCTCGCTAGTCAGATGCAGGGCTTCCTCGAGTATTCGGAGGCTGTGACGATGTTGAAGCGCTCGGGCCGTGCGGAGGAGATCGTCGGTCCGGTACTGTTCTTCGCCAGCGGCGCGTCCAGCTTCGTGACCGGCCAGACCCTGGCGGTCTGTGGCGGCGCGATCTGA
- a CDS encoding long-chain-acyl-CoA synthetase has product MITREQTQAKLDRISAGVMKHTPEQDYTVADRLEERAAAAPERQFLLWNGRTISYGEVNAQANRYAHFALAAGLRAGDVAALMMENRPEFLFAWFGLAKIGCTSALINTQVSGDALRHALATTSSKLLLLGSECTPRVVATPGVGSDMPAFTIADEGDMSVPPGSRRIDADLAAQPDTNPDRSVRAGVIGASTLCLVFTSGTTGLPKAAKVTQSRWLGVGEGWSLLLELGPDDVFYCVLPLYHVAALMSLMSNALASGGRVVLRRRFSASRFWSDVREYGVTVAQYSGELCRYLFNQPPHPDDSNHRLRAMTGSGLSPAIWLAFQERFGVTQMIEGYGGTEINVGLMNLDNRVGSCGRIPFPERSNARLVRYDRDNDRHPRNPDGTLIACADDEVGEMLGMILALPGVTGGRFDGYTDPDATEKKILRNVFQQGDAWMRTGDLFRRDADGYYYFIDRIGDTFRWKSENVSTTEVADALGDAPGVETMTIYGVTIPGNEGRAGMATIVMQPGQSFDPSAFFRLARERLPSYAVPVFVRIAVDTDITPTFKLRKVDLQKLGYRQTPGDSVWVADPAAGSYIEANPANLHRLGIPPSP; this is encoded by the coding sequence ATGATCACGCGCGAACAGACCCAGGCCAAGCTCGATCGCATCTCGGCAGGCGTGATGAAACACACGCCGGAACAGGACTACACGGTTGCCGACCGGCTCGAGGAGCGTGCCGCAGCGGCCCCGGAACGCCAATTCCTGCTGTGGAACGGGCGCACCATCAGCTACGGCGAGGTGAACGCACAGGCAAACCGCTACGCGCACTTCGCACTCGCTGCGGGCCTGCGTGCGGGCGACGTCGCCGCGCTGATGATGGAGAACCGTCCCGAGTTCCTGTTCGCCTGGTTCGGATTGGCAAAGATCGGTTGCACCTCGGCACTGATCAACACCCAGGTGAGCGGCGACGCGCTGCGCCACGCACTCGCCACCACCAGCAGCAAACTGCTGCTCCTCGGCAGCGAATGCACGCCAAGGGTCGTCGCCACTCCGGGCGTCGGCAGCGATATGCCGGCATTCACGATTGCCGACGAAGGCGATATGTCGGTTCCGCCCGGATCCCGGCGTATCGATGCGGACCTTGCAGCACAACCCGACACAAACCCCGATCGCAGCGTGCGTGCCGGAGTGATCGGCGCCAGCACGCTATGCCTGGTCTTCACCTCGGGCACGACCGGATTGCCGAAGGCAGCGAAGGTCACGCAGTCTCGCTGGCTCGGCGTGGGCGAAGGCTGGTCGCTGCTGCTCGAGCTGGGTCCCGACGACGTGTTCTATTGCGTGCTGCCGCTGTATCACGTCGCAGCGCTGATGTCGCTGATGTCGAACGCCCTGGCGAGCGGCGGGCGCGTGGTGCTGCGCCGGCGCTTCAGTGCCAGCCGCTTCTGGAGCGACGTGCGCGAGTACGGCGTGACGGTGGCGCAGTACAGCGGCGAACTGTGCCGCTACCTGTTCAACCAGCCACCGCATCCGGATGACAGCAACCATCGGTTGCGCGCGATGACCGGCTCCGGGCTGAGTCCGGCGATCTGGCTCGCGTTCCAGGAGCGCTTCGGTGTGACACAGATGATCGAAGGCTACGGTGGCACCGAGATCAACGTCGGCCTGATGAACCTCGACAACCGCGTGGGCTCGTGCGGGCGCATACCGTTTCCGGAACGCAGCAATGCGCGCCTGGTGCGCTACGACCGCGACAACGACCGCCACCCGCGCAACCCCGACGGCACGCTGATCGCGTGCGCCGACGACGAGGTGGGCGAGATGCTCGGCATGATCCTCGCGTTGCCGGGCGTCACCGGCGGTCGTTTCGACGGTTACACCGATCCCGATGCCACCGAGAAAAAGATCCTGCGCAACGTCTTCCAGCAAGGCGATGCATGGATGCGCACGGGCGATCTGTTCCGTCGCGACGCCGACGGCTACTACTACTTCATCGACCGCATCGGCGACACCTTCCGCTGGAAGAGCGAGAACGTCTCGACCACCGAGGTAGCCGATGCGCTTGGCGATGCGCCCGGCGTGGAGACGATGACGATCTACGGTGTCACGATCCCCGGCAACGAAGGCCGCGCCGGGATGGCGACGATCGTGATGCAACCCGGCCAGTCCTTCGATCCTTCAGCCTTCTTCAGACTGGCACGCGAACGGCTGCCTTCGTACGCGGTACCCGTGTTTGTGCGCATCGCGGTCGATACCGACATCACGCCGACGTTCAAACTGCGCAAGGTCGACCTGCAGAAGCTCGGATACCGCCAGACGCCGGGCGACTCCGTGTGGGTGGCCGACCCGGCGGCAGGCAGCTATATCGAGGCAAACCCCGCCAACCTGCACCGGCTGGGAATTCCCCCGTCTCCGTGA
- a CDS encoding enoyl-CoA hydratase/isomerase family protein, producing MNLYDLTYEKSDHIAVITFNNPSKMNAMTGRMVESFSQAINAARSDDDVRVVVLTGSGRGFCAGADTEMLIALALGKPVPGAVKEYGWMKRLEPVGWFGAEVGLLEKPTIAAINGSAVGGGFAIAMACDLRVIAEDAQFGMASTHRYALPPEGGITYTLPRIIGLSKALELLLTGDLVDGAQAERMGLVNYAVPREEVITKSFELATKIANNGPIGMALTKQLVYRGLHEVNIGTQVEREDAALAKAFRTEDYVEGATAWWIEKRKPVFKGK from the coding sequence ATGAACCTTTACGACTTAACGTATGAGAAGTCTGATCATATTGCGGTGATCACCTTCAATAATCCATCCAAGATGAATGCCATGACCGGCCGCATGGTTGAATCATTTTCACAGGCCATCAATGCGGCGCGTTCGGACGACGACGTGCGCGTCGTGGTACTGACCGGCTCCGGGCGTGGGTTCTGCGCGGGCGCAGACACTGAAATGTTGATCGCATTGGCCCTGGGCAAACCGGTGCCAGGAGCGGTCAAGGAATATGGGTGGATGAAGCGCCTTGAACCGGTAGGCTGGTTCGGCGCGGAAGTAGGACTTCTGGAGAAGCCAACGATAGCCGCGATCAATGGTTCTGCAGTAGGTGGAGGTTTTGCCATCGCCATGGCGTGTGATTTGCGAGTCATAGCGGAAGACGCTCAATTTGGCATGGCTTCAACGCACCGTTATGCCCTGCCACCGGAAGGCGGCATTACCTACACGTTGCCACGGATTATTGGCTTGTCCAAGGCCCTGGAGTTGCTGTTGACCGGAGATCTTGTGGATGGCGCCCAGGCTGAACGGATGGGACTGGTCAATTATGCGGTTCCGCGTGAAGAAGTGATTACCAAGTCATTCGAGTTGGCCACGAAGATTGCCAACAACGGACCAATAGGAATGGCGCTGACCAAACAGTTGGTGTACAGAGGACTGCATGAAGTCAATATCGGCACGCAGGTAGAACGTGAAGATGCGGCATTGGCGAAGGCGTTCAGAACGGAAGACTATGTGGAAGGAGCAACCGCGTGGTGGATAGAGAAGCGAAAGCCGGTATTCAAAGGCAAATAG
- a CDS encoding MmgE/PrpD family protein → MYQQEKFADFALSIKFSTLPPDVLDYSKIVFLDTLICGLAASRLERSRINQRVAKRLGGPNESTVFGLHPLVASSNAAYANAEMMNALDADETFYNAAHFSAISAAVALAEGERLDAPGADLLCGYVAGFEVSARLNLASKLIVYKGDQFQWSSLVGTGADSFAAAMAAGYLAKLSREQLVHAMGLVGWTATAPKSANMPTRSAFNSFKYAPYGIVAQTGLMASILAQEGYIGDRDVLDITPGFFEAQGYFGAYRELLDCKDDKWWILETSLKPYPSCRFTHAAIDAVLHFQREFDLPLEAISKIEIKLNPIAYSMYFFHSPASSIPPDHRAPLHGAFNIPYITALALLGFRRGPGWYSPENLSDAAVWDLASRITTSQDEELSVEWRDAVLNTPVHRPRFNRAIVSITSNDGRCQSYASDYNQGDPWSDDTRADWKWLKSKMNDFMEGIMPVRQQDELFDIFRNLESVSSVRREISPLLTIGTGDS, encoded by the coding sequence ATGTACCAACAGGAAAAATTTGCCGATTTCGCCTTGTCCATAAAGTTCTCCACCCTGCCCCCGGATGTGCTCGACTATTCCAAGATCGTATTCCTGGACACATTGATATGCGGGCTGGCCGCTTCACGGCTCGAGCGCAGCAGAATAAACCAGCGCGTGGCAAAAAGACTTGGAGGGCCGAACGAATCAACGGTTTTCGGCCTGCACCCGCTCGTCGCATCGTCCAACGCAGCATACGCCAATGCCGAAATGATGAACGCGCTCGATGCTGACGAAACCTTCTATAACGCCGCGCATTTTTCGGCCATCAGCGCTGCCGTGGCACTCGCCGAGGGCGAACGCCTGGATGCACCGGGTGCCGACCTGCTCTGTGGCTATGTGGCGGGCTTTGAAGTCAGCGCTCGCCTGAATCTGGCATCAAAACTGATCGTATACAAGGGAGACCAGTTCCAGTGGTCTTCTCTTGTGGGGACTGGAGCGGATTCCTTTGCTGCGGCAATGGCTGCCGGTTATCTGGCGAAGCTATCCAGAGAGCAACTCGTGCACGCCATGGGGCTTGTCGGGTGGACCGCCACGGCGCCCAAGTCAGCCAACATGCCGACACGCTCAGCATTCAATTCGTTCAAATATGCTCCTTATGGGATCGTGGCGCAAACGGGATTGATGGCCTCCATTCTCGCCCAGGAAGGCTACATTGGCGACCGGGATGTGCTTGATATCACACCTGGATTCTTTGAGGCACAGGGTTATTTTGGCGCCTACCGCGAGCTTTTGGATTGCAAGGATGACAAATGGTGGATTCTTGAAACATCCCTGAAGCCATACCCGTCATGTCGGTTCACTCACGCTGCGATCGACGCTGTATTGCATTTTCAAAGGGAGTTTGATCTGCCGTTGGAGGCGATCTCGAAAATCGAGATCAAGCTCAATCCGATTGCCTACTCCATGTATTTCTTTCATTCTCCCGCCTCGTCCATCCCCCCGGATCACCGCGCGCCTCTTCATGGTGCATTCAACATTCCGTATATTACGGCGCTTGCATTGCTTGGATTCAGGCGCGGACCAGGCTGGTACTCACCTGAAAATCTGTCTGATGCAGCCGTATGGGATCTGGCTTCCAGGATCACCACCTCGCAGGACGAGGAACTGTCGGTCGAGTGGCGGGATGCCGTTCTGAACACCCCCGTCCACCGCCCACGCTTCAATAGAGCCATCGTCTCCATTACATCCAATGATGGCAGATGCCAATCCTACGCTTCTGATTACAATCAAGGTGATCCGTGGAGTGATGACACCCGGGCGGACTGGAAGTGGTTGAAGAGCAAAATGAATGATTTCATGGAAGGAATCATGCCGGTGCGCCAGCAGGATGAGTTATTCGATATCTTCAGAAATCTTGAATCAGTCAGCAGCGTGCGGCGTGAAATATCTCCACTGCTGACCATTGGCACTGGGGATTCATGA
- a CDS encoding AMP-binding protein, translating to MNKVHFPDIAERHLGRAIRMQAAQNGDTRFLVFDRKAFTYYQTNSIVNRLAWGLKQLGVSRGDRVVFYMASAPEIMFLVLAVNKLGAVWVPINTDYKGDWLLETINRCRAALLVTDEGHAERIACIQKEIAVNHTAVLGDPSRLSGSVPFDALYENGDAEPDMSDFGYGDTSAVLWTSGTTGRSKGVMQSHNVWFESALGGDAMLDTRAGDVAYNVLPMYNSGAWAATLFRALFAGITLAVDPGFSVGNFWERVRFYGATQVFTIGAMHMFLWAAPARPDDADNPVREFQAVPMPSEIEEAFRRRFDVQLIGQGMAQSEALVILRQDRRLRSSWPPNCCGNPIESLEVKLMDDGGEEVPVGEAGEIWVRPRRSHVIFSGYFDDPEATTRAFDGEWYRTGDMLRRDADDNFFFVDRKKDAVRYKGRNISTFEVEMVARRHPAVADCGAFGIPSEELESEDEIKLNVILKPDSVVTETEIARFINDNAPHFFVPRYIEFVSELPYTPNQKLQKFKLRELGVGPAAWDARKAGFQAKR from the coding sequence ATGAACAAGGTGCATTTCCCGGATATTGCAGAAAGACATCTGGGTCGGGCGATTCGCATGCAGGCAGCCCAGAATGGGGATACCCGCTTTCTGGTGTTCGACAGAAAGGCTTTTACTTATTATCAGACCAACTCCATCGTCAACAGGTTGGCGTGGGGGCTCAAGCAGCTTGGAGTTTCGCGTGGCGACAGAGTCGTATTTTATATGGCCAGCGCGCCAGAGATCATGTTCCTGGTGCTTGCCGTCAACAAGCTGGGTGCCGTGTGGGTGCCGATAAACACGGATTATAAAGGCGATTGGTTGCTGGAGACGATCAACCGTTGCCGGGCGGCTCTGCTGGTTACAGACGAAGGGCATGCCGAACGGATCGCGTGCATCCAGAAGGAAATTGCGGTAAACCATACTGCAGTTCTTGGCGACCCGAGCCGCTTGTCGGGATCGGTTCCATTCGATGCCTTGTATGAAAATGGGGATGCAGAGCCGGATATGTCGGATTTTGGCTACGGTGACACAAGTGCCGTTCTGTGGACGTCCGGGACCACTGGTCGATCGAAGGGAGTGATGCAGAGTCATAACGTCTGGTTTGAATCCGCTTTGGGCGGAGATGCCATGCTTGATACGCGTGCAGGCGATGTTGCGTACAACGTTTTGCCCATGTACAACTCCGGGGCGTGGGCGGCAACGTTGTTCCGCGCTCTCTTTGCCGGCATCACCCTGGCAGTCGATCCCGGCTTTTCCGTGGGAAATTTCTGGGAACGGGTCCGATTTTATGGTGCCACACAGGTTTTCACGATCGGGGCGATGCATATGTTTCTTTGGGCAGCCCCGGCACGCCCAGACGATGCAGATAATCCGGTTCGTGAGTTCCAGGCGGTTCCAATGCCCAGCGAAATCGAGGAAGCATTCCGTCGGCGTTTCGATGTGCAGCTGATTGGGCAAGGAATGGCACAGAGCGAAGCTCTTGTGATATTGCGACAGGACCGTAGATTGCGGAGCAGTTGGCCGCCCAATTGTTGTGGCAATCCAATCGAAAGCCTTGAAGTAAAATTGATGGACGATGGTGGCGAAGAGGTTCCTGTGGGTGAAGCCGGCGAAATCTGGGTCAGACCACGCAGGTCGCACGTGATTTTCAGCGGTTACTTTGATGACCCTGAAGCGACCACCAGGGCATTTGACGGTGAATGGTACAGAACCGGTGATATGTTGCGACGCGATGCGGACGACAATTTCTTTTTCGTCGACCGCAAGAAGGACGCTGTTCGCTACAAAGGTCGCAATATTTCGACGTTCGAGGTCGAGATGGTCGCACGCCGTCATCCTGCGGTTGCCGATTGTGGCGCCTTCGGAATTCCAAGTGAGGAACTTGAAAGCGAAGATGAGATCAAACTGAACGTCATACTGAAGCCGGATTCCGTTGTGACGGAAACGGAAATCGCGCGATTCATCAACGACAATGCGCCTCATTTTTTTGTTCCACGTTATATCGAGTTCGTGTCCGAATTACCCTATACACCAAATCAGAAATTGCAGAAATTCAAATTGCGTGAGCTTGGAGTTGGGCCTGCTGCCTGGGATGCACGCAAGGCCGGTTTCCAGGCGAAGCGTTGA
- a CDS encoding SDR family oxidoreductase yields the protein MATELHGKVALITGSSSGIGEAIAYRLARDGATVIVHGRNAERAERVAEVIRSEGGSASVVLGDLTDVAAANTVIATIFSEYPDGIDILFNNAGGDTAAGPNATWFDVSPEEWLGTYDFNVLPAVRMIHAFAPLMRKRGWGRIIQISSVVGHHPMATIPDYGAAKGALLNMTRSLAKELAHSGVTSNSISPGLIRSPSVEDWLRGLAKEAGWGDDWSSIEKNVVRDFVPNRVGRIGRPDDIAHAAAYLASPNSGFVTGVDMLVSGWQPD from the coding sequence ATGGCGACTGAACTTCATGGAAAGGTAGCGCTGATCACGGGCAGCAGCTCGGGCATAGGCGAGGCCATCGCGTACCGGCTGGCACGCGATGGTGCAACCGTGATCGTTCACGGACGCAATGCCGAGCGCGCCGAGCGTGTCGCGGAGGTCATCCGCTCGGAAGGCGGAAGCGCGTCTGTCGTTCTGGGCGATCTCACGGATGTTGCTGCCGCGAACACCGTAATCGCAACGATCTTTTCCGAGTATCCCGATGGCATCGACATCCTGTTCAACAACGCCGGTGGAGACACTGCCGCGGGGCCGAACGCAACCTGGTTCGATGTTTCACCCGAGGAGTGGCTCGGAACCTACGATTTCAATGTGCTGCCGGCTGTTCGCATGATTCACGCCTTTGCTCCCCTGATGAGGAAGCGTGGCTGGGGGCGCATCATCCAGATCAGCAGCGTCGTGGGACATCACCCGATGGCAACCATTCCCGACTATGGCGCCGCAAAGGGTGCGCTGCTGAACATGACGCGCAGTCTGGCCAAGGAGCTTGCGCATTCCGGCGTTACGTCGAACTCGATCAGTCCGGGCCTGATTCGTTCTCCCAGTGTGGAGGATTGGCTGCGTGGCCTGGCCAAAGAGGCCGGATGGGGTGACGACTGGTCTTCGATCGAGAAGAACGTCGTCAGGGATTTTGTGCCAAACCGTGTCGGGCGGATTGGCCGACCTGATGACATTGCCCATGCAGCGGCTTACCTGGCGAGCCCAAACTCCGGTTTCGTCACCGGTGTCGATATGCTCGTAAGCGGCTGGCAACCCGATTAG